The Nitrosomonas sp. sh817 genome includes a window with the following:
- a CDS encoding nucleotide sugar dehydrogenase codes for MGTVSAGCLATDGHFVIGVDPNKTKVDLINQGTSPIVEKDIGEMIAAAVKNNQLRATQDVRDAVMHSEISLVCVGTPSQLNGNLDLSHVRKVCEQIGAALKDKSDFHVVVARSTMLPGSMRNVVIPALESFSGKKAGIDFGVCNNPEFLREGTAVFDYYNPPKTVIGETDTKAGELLMQLYAKMAAPLIRTGVDTAEMVKYADNTWHAVKVAFANEIGNLCKAEGIDGHKVMEIFCQDTKLNLSPYYMKPGFAFGGSCLPKDVRALMYKAKSLDIDLPLINAILPSNQRQIEKGITMIAEKGNKKVGILGFSFKAGTDDLRESPLVNVIEYLIGKGYDLKLYDKNVNLAALTGANQDYILNHIPHISKLMAASMDEVLNFAETIVIGNGAAEFRNVPSELKSGQVVVDLVRIVPNQSGDRYDGICW; via the coding sequence GTGGGTACTGTTTCTGCCGGTTGTTTAGCCACAGATGGGCATTTTGTGATCGGTGTCGATCCGAACAAAACAAAAGTTGATCTGATCAATCAGGGTACTTCGCCGATTGTTGAAAAAGATATCGGAGAAATGATTGCTGCAGCAGTGAAAAACAATCAGTTACGAGCTACTCAGGATGTGCGTGACGCCGTGATGCATTCGGAAATATCCTTGGTGTGTGTCGGAACACCGTCGCAACTGAACGGTAATTTGGATCTGAGTCATGTGCGCAAGGTGTGCGAACAAATTGGCGCTGCTCTTAAAGATAAAAGTGATTTTCACGTCGTCGTGGCCCGCAGTACGATGCTTCCGGGTTCTATGCGCAATGTTGTAATTCCGGCATTGGAATCGTTTTCGGGTAAGAAGGCGGGAATAGATTTTGGTGTATGCAATAATCCGGAATTCCTCAGGGAAGGAACAGCGGTATTCGATTACTACAATCCTCCCAAGACAGTTATCGGTGAGACCGATACCAAAGCCGGCGAATTGCTGATGCAGTTGTACGCGAAAATGGCCGCGCCGTTGATCCGAACCGGTGTCGACACAGCAGAGATGGTGAAATATGCGGATAATACCTGGCATGCTGTTAAAGTGGCTTTTGCCAATGAGATCGGTAATCTCTGTAAAGCAGAGGGAATTGACGGCCATAAAGTGATGGAGATTTTTTGTCAGGATACAAAATTAAATTTGTCGCCTTATTATATGAAGCCCGGCTTTGCTTTCGGCGGTTCTTGTTTGCCCAAGGATGTACGAGCTCTGATGTATAAGGCAAAAAGTTTGGATATCGATTTGCCGCTAATTAATGCGATTCTCCCATCAAATCAGCGGCAGATTGAGAAAGGTATCACCATGATCGCTGAAAAAGGGAATAAAAAGGTTGGTATTCTGGGTTTCTCTTTTAAAGCAGGGACGGACGATTTGCGGGAATCACCGCTGGTTAATGTGATTGAATACCTAATCGGCAAAGGTTACGATTTGAAGCTTTACGATAAAAACGTTAATCTGGCCGCTTTGACAGGCGCCAATCAAGATTACATCCTGAACCATATTCCACATATTTCCAAATTAATGGCGGCTTCAATGGATGAAGTGCTGAATTTTGCAGAAACGATAGTGATAGGCAATGGAGCGGCGGAGTTCCGCAATGTGCCGAGTGAATTGAAATCGGGCCAAGTCGTGGTTGATCTGGTGCGTATCGTTCCTAATCAGAGCGGGGATCGTTATGACGGAATTTGTTGGTGA
- a CDS encoding IS630 family transposase, producing the protein MEKDDARYSTLEQLHERRKQVVRLHRKGYGVMQIVELSGLSYPTVRFAIDRYEEGGFSALKPGMRGKRTGQGRSLTEEQEQAIRKIICDKRPEQLKMEFALWNRAAVMQLIEREYSIKLSVRGVGNYLSRWGFTPQKPIKKAYEQRPEAVQAWLNEQYPEIEKRAKAEGGEIHWGDETALVNTDVRGRCYAPAGKTPVTYAAGGTRQKLSMIAAVTNQGKTRWMIIDEAFNADRLIEFLEALIKDAGKKVFLILDNLRVHHSKQVKAWVAERQDKIELFYLPSYSPELNPEERLNADLKHAIGTKVPVRTKAKLKLAATEHMVKLEQSPERVKSFFQDPRVKYAA; encoded by the coding sequence ATGGAAAAAGACGACGCAAGATATTCGACGCTGGAGCAACTGCATGAACGGCGCAAGCAAGTGGTGCGGTTGCATCGCAAGGGCTACGGCGTGATGCAAATTGTTGAGCTCAGTGGGCTTTCGTATCCGACAGTTCGGTTTGCGATAGATCGGTATGAAGAAGGCGGATTTTCCGCCCTGAAGCCAGGGATGCGAGGCAAGCGTACTGGTCAAGGGCGGTCACTGACAGAGGAGCAGGAACAAGCCATCCGCAAGATCATTTGTGACAAGCGTCCGGAGCAACTGAAGATGGAATTTGCGCTGTGGAATCGGGCGGCGGTCATGCAACTGATAGAGCGGGAGTACAGCATCAAGCTGTCGGTGCGCGGCGTAGGCAACTATCTGTCACGTTGGGGTTTCACTCCCCAGAAGCCGATCAAGAAGGCCTATGAGCAGCGGCCTGAAGCCGTACAAGCCTGGCTCAACGAGCAATACCCGGAAATTGAGAAGCGCGCCAAGGCGGAAGGCGGCGAGATTCACTGGGGCGATGAAACCGCCTTGGTCAATACCGATGTGCGCGGTCGTTGCTATGCTCCGGCAGGCAAGACGCCAGTCACCTACGCGGCTGGTGGTACGCGACAGAAGCTATCGATGATTGCCGCAGTGACGAATCAGGGCAAAACACGCTGGATGATTATCGACGAGGCCTTCAACGCCGACAGGCTGATCGAATTCCTCGAAGCGCTGATCAAGGATGCCGGGAAGAAGGTATTCTTGATTCTCGACAATCTGCGGGTTCATCACAGCAAACAGGTCAAGGCATGGGTCGCTGAACGACAAGACAAAATCGAGCTGTTCTACCTGCCCAGCTATAGCCCGGAACTGAATCCGGAGGAACGCCTCAATGCCGACCTCAAGCATGCCATCGGGACGAAAGTGCCGGTGCGCACCAAGGCCAAACTCAAACTCGCTGCCACCGAACACATGGTTAAACTTGAACAATCACCCGAACGGGTCAAAAGCTTCTTTCAAGATCCGAGGGTCAAATATGCCGCTTGA
- a CDS encoding glycosyltransferase family 4 protein: MLPTPRRVLIIVENLPSPFDRRVWQEATTLHSSGYAVSIICPTGKGYEKEYEMIDNIHIYRYHLPFEAEGAKGYLIEYSLALFHTFRLSWKVYFKHGFDVIHACNPPDLLFLVGGFFKVLMRKKFIFDHHDINPELYEAKFGRRDLFYRLLVLFERWTFKTADVSIATNESYKRIAIERGGMDPDKVFVVRSGPKLDRLRIIPPKEELKCGRKYLIGYVGVMGAQEGIDLLLQAARYLVKDLGRTDVHFGLVGGGTSLVEMKQMAIDLGITDFVTFTGRVPDQELLEMLNTADICVNPDVANEMNDKSTMNKIMEYMALGKPIVQFDLTEGKVSAQRASLYANKNDPVDMAKKILQLLDDVELRKQMGEFGRNRVKNELEWRYEAPKLLSAYDTVFADKNNI, encoded by the coding sequence ATGTTGCCTACTCCGCGCAGAGTCCTCATTATAGTCGAAAATCTTCCATCGCCTTTTGACCGGCGCGTATGGCAAGAAGCGACAACCTTGCATAGCAGTGGTTATGCCGTTTCAATTATTTGCCCGACAGGTAAAGGGTATGAAAAAGAATATGAAATGATCGATAACATTCATATCTATCGCTATCATCTTCCGTTTGAAGCGGAGGGTGCGAAGGGTTATCTGATTGAATATTCACTTGCGCTATTTCACACCTTTCGTCTCTCCTGGAAAGTATATTTTAAACATGGTTTTGACGTAATTCATGCTTGTAATCCACCGGATTTATTATTCTTGGTTGGCGGATTCTTTAAAGTGCTAATGCGGAAAAAATTTATTTTCGATCACCACGATATCAATCCTGAACTCTATGAAGCCAAGTTTGGCCGGCGCGATTTATTCTATAGATTACTCGTATTGTTTGAACGCTGGACATTTAAGACTGCGGATGTTTCGATTGCGACGAATGAATCATACAAACGAATTGCCATTGAACGCGGCGGTATGGATCCGGATAAAGTTTTCGTGGTTCGTAGCGGGCCGAAGTTAGATCGATTGAGAATCATACCGCCCAAAGAAGAGCTTAAGTGCGGACGAAAATATTTAATCGGCTATGTCGGCGTTATGGGAGCGCAAGAAGGAATTGATTTATTACTGCAAGCAGCACGTTATCTGGTTAAAGATTTAGGACGGACAGATGTACACTTCGGCTTAGTCGGCGGCGGTACATCGCTGGTTGAAATGAAGCAAATGGCGATAGATCTTGGAATAACCGATTTTGTCACTTTTACAGGCCGGGTACCGGATCAAGAATTGTTGGAGATGCTCAATACTGCGGATATATGTGTCAATCCGGATGTGGCTAATGAAATGAACGATAAATCAACTATGAACAAAATCATGGAATATATGGCGCTCGGTAAGCCAATTGTTCAATTTGATCTCACGGAAGGAAAAGTATCCGCGCAAAGAGCATCTTTATATGCCAATAAAAATGATCCAGTCGATATGGCGAAAAAAATTCTGCAATTATTGGATGATGTGGAATTGCGTAAACAAATGGGTGAATTTGGCCGCAATCGGGTCAAGAATGAACTTGAGTGGCGGTATGAAGCGCCAAAATTGCTATCAGCATACGATACAGTATTCGCCGATAAAAATAATATCTGA
- a CDS encoding methyltransferase domain-containing protein: protein MAMNQKTSFIIEGAGNLLARFRTSSRQRRAKMFLDHFDLTSETKILDLGGWNGVHIHAVLENSPVQPANVYIADIDGQAVQQASERFGFVPVVIPEAGPLPFPDKFFDIVFCSSVIEHVTVPKDSVWTLVSGRIFREEAQRHQGEFAREIIRLGNGYFVQAPYRWFPIETHSWLPFVSYLPRRLQVPLFRFTNRYWVKQTSPDFYLPTVKDMQRYFPEANILEERVLGLTKSLIAYQRS from the coding sequence ATGGCAATGAATCAGAAAACATCTTTCATCATTGAAGGCGCTGGAAACCTGCTTGCTCGTTTCCGGACATCATCTCGTCAACGCAGGGCAAAAATGTTTTTGGATCACTTTGACTTGACTTCAGAAACTAAAATACTTGATTTGGGAGGATGGAATGGTGTTCATATTCATGCGGTACTGGAGAATTCTCCAGTGCAACCAGCCAACGTATATATTGCTGATATTGACGGGCAAGCAGTTCAGCAAGCTTCGGAGCGCTTTGGGTTCGTCCCGGTTGTAATTCCAGAAGCAGGTCCGCTGCCTTTTCCGGATAAATTTTTTGATATTGTTTTTTGTTCTTCTGTCATTGAGCATGTAACTGTTCCAAAAGATAGCGTATGGACATTGGTTTCCGGTCGTATCTTTCGCGAAGAAGCGCAACGCCATCAGGGTGAATTTGCAAGGGAGATTATTCGTCTGGGTAATGGCTATTTTGTGCAAGCGCCTTATCGTTGGTTTCCTATTGAAACACACTCCTGGTTACCCTTTGTCAGTTATTTGCCACGCCGGCTTCAAGTTCCTTTGTTCCGATTTACCAATCGCTATTGGGTCAAGCAAACGAGTCCGGATTTTTATTTACCAACCGTAAAAGATATGCAGCGCTATTTCCCTGAGGCGAATATTCTTGAAGAGCGTGTATTGGGTTTAACCAAGTCCCTAATTGCTTATCAGCGAAGCTAA
- a CDS encoding acyltransferase, with amino-acid sequence MKDTKSNYYIPSLDGMRAVAAMLVFVSHAGWPHLIPGGFGVTIFFFLSGYLITTLLRREYESTGSINFKNFFLRRAYRIFPPLYIVLFLIALLAFVGVVEHQMQPWAVISQIFYWTNYYIIFYGKDHLVPATAIYWSLAIEEHFYLIFPFLFTFAIRKYSYAKAAMIFVVICIFVLIWRCWLVWEVGVPPIHTYYATDTRFDSLLFGCIMGVWRNPMMDDTQKFSDWTSYLVLCVAIAVLLFCLIWRDVFFRETFRYTLQGVALFPIFWLAIRHPDWLIFKWLNWRPVRFFGVISYTFYLIHVFLLAIVDRFVDSDHLTRLIFSFVLTVLFSALMFYLVERPIAGLRRRLHN; translated from the coding sequence ATGAAAGATACGAAATCGAATTATTATATACCGTCACTGGACGGGATGCGGGCCGTTGCAGCAATGCTGGTCTTTGTATCGCATGCGGGTTGGCCGCATCTCATACCGGGTGGATTCGGAGTAACGATTTTTTTCTTTTTAAGTGGCTATTTAATAACCACGCTTCTACGTAGAGAGTATGAAAGTACTGGATCTATTAACTTCAAGAATTTCTTTTTGCGGCGCGCGTATCGTATTTTTCCTCCTTTATATATTGTTTTATTCTTAATTGCACTATTGGCATTTGTAGGCGTAGTTGAGCATCAAATGCAACCCTGGGCGGTGATTTCACAGATTTTTTATTGGACGAATTACTATATTATTTTTTATGGAAAAGACCATTTGGTGCCGGCTACGGCAATTTATTGGTCTCTTGCCATTGAAGAGCATTTCTATTTGATTTTTCCATTTCTTTTTACGTTTGCCATTCGTAAGTACTCATATGCAAAAGCGGCTATGATATTTGTTGTAATTTGTATTTTTGTGCTAATTTGGCGTTGCTGGCTGGTTTGGGAAGTGGGTGTGCCTCCAATTCATACCTATTATGCGACGGACACTCGTTTTGACTCGCTATTGTTTGGATGCATTATGGGGGTATGGAGAAACCCGATGATGGATGACACTCAGAAGTTTAGTGATTGGACCAGCTATTTAGTACTTTGTGTAGCAATTGCGGTATTGTTGTTTTGTTTGATATGGCGAGATGTTTTTTTTCGAGAGACTTTTCGCTATACCCTTCAGGGTGTAGCTTTATTTCCAATTTTCTGGCTGGCAATCCGCCATCCTGACTGGTTGATATTCAAATGGCTCAACTGGCGACCTGTGCGTTTTTTTGGAGTCATTTCTTATACTTTTTATCTCATTCATGTTTTTTTGTTGGCGATAGTGGATCGTTTTGTCGATTCAGATCATCTGACACGATTGATATTTAGTTTTGTTTTGACGGTTTTATTTTCCGCTTTAATGTTTTATTTGGTTGAACGTCCAATCGCGGGTCTGAGGCGACGTTTGCATAATTAA
- the asnB gene encoding asparagine synthase (glutamine-hydrolyzing) — translation MCGISGFIGSLTNRIDFSGVLRKMSGKISHRGPDDDGFLETTTRDSRYRIGLAHRRLSIIDLSTGHQPIGNEDGSVQIIFNGEIYNYHSLREELIACGHQFVTASDTETIVHAYEQWGERCVEYFRGMFAFAIWDARHERLFLARDRFGKKPLFLYEANDVLLFASEIKSLLTFPGVNVEVEPEAVWDYLMYRYVPAPNTLFRGIRKLMPGCYAVWEKGKLTERQYYQPPDREAFSEIPLPADPVGAFLDKLDEAVKIRMISDVPFGAFLSGGIDSSAVVGLMSRHSSQPVKTFSVGFLESKYSELAYAGTIAGQFKTDHHELVVSQEHLIEHLPALVRFRDAPVAEPSDIPIYLLAKEARQSVKMVLTGEGADEFLGGYPKHVYERYSAWYQKIPGFARHGIIEPLVQALPYRFRRAKTAIVNLGLEHFEERMPRWFGALSEAERKDLVAMPHPRALLNEVQFNSSSESSALRRILYFDQTSWLPDNLLERGDRMTMAASLEARMPFMDHELAAFVSNLPDNFRVRGHQTKWILREAMKRILPPKILERPKVGFRVPVNEWFQGPMRDYLYEHLTGTASITRNYYQMKKLEKVLADHAAGRQNHEKLLWSLLNLEIWHRQYLR, via the coding sequence ATGTGCGGTATCTCGGGATTTATAGGATCGCTTACCAATCGTATCGATTTTTCTGGCGTTTTGCGAAAAATGTCCGGCAAAATTAGTCATCGAGGTCCGGATGATGATGGATTCCTAGAAACCACAACTCGAGATAGCCGCTATCGGATAGGTCTGGCACATCGCCGTTTATCGATTATAGATTTATCAACCGGACATCAACCCATCGGGAATGAAGATGGTAGTGTCCAGATTATATTTAACGGTGAGATTTACAATTATCACTCATTACGTGAGGAATTAATTGCTTGCGGCCATCAGTTTGTAACTGCTTCCGACACTGAAACAATCGTGCATGCTTATGAACAATGGGGTGAACGTTGCGTGGAATATTTTCGTGGCATGTTTGCTTTTGCTATCTGGGATGCGCGTCATGAGCGGCTTTTTCTTGCGCGTGATCGTTTTGGCAAGAAACCGCTATTTTTATATGAAGCGAATGACGTTTTGTTGTTTGCTTCCGAAATCAAGTCGCTGCTTACTTTCCCGGGAGTTAATGTTGAAGTGGAGCCGGAAGCAGTTTGGGACTATTTAATGTATCGCTATGTGCCAGCGCCCAATACATTATTTCGGGGGATACGCAAGTTAATGCCGGGTTGCTATGCGGTTTGGGAAAAAGGCAAATTAACCGAACGGCAATATTATCAACCTCCGGATCGTGAAGCGTTTTCTGAAATACCCTTACCTGCGGATCCAGTGGGAGCTTTTCTTGATAAGCTCGATGAAGCTGTGAAGATTCGAATGATTTCCGATGTGCCGTTTGGTGCGTTCTTGTCTGGGGGTATAGATTCATCGGCGGTGGTGGGGCTCATGTCGCGTCATTCTTCGCAGCCCGTCAAGACTTTCTCGGTTGGATTCTTGGAATCGAAATATAGTGAGCTGGCATACGCTGGGACGATCGCTGGTCAATTTAAGACCGACCATCATGAGTTGGTTGTTTCACAGGAACATCTTATCGAACATTTGCCGGCATTGGTCCGCTTTCGTGACGCACCCGTTGCCGAACCTTCTGATATACCCATTTACCTATTGGCGAAAGAAGCCAGACAATCCGTCAAAATGGTGCTCACGGGAGAGGGAGCCGATGAATTTCTGGGAGGATATCCCAAGCATGTTTACGAACGGTATTCGGCTTGGTATCAGAAAATACCGGGTTTCGCTCGTCATGGCATCATTGAACCATTAGTTCAGGCGCTTCCCTATCGTTTCCGGCGTGCTAAAACCGCGATCGTTAACTTAGGTTTGGAACATTTCGAAGAACGGATGCCTCGCTGGTTTGGCGCGTTATCCGAAGCTGAAAGAAAGGATTTAGTCGCGATGCCGCACCCGCGAGCTCTTTTAAACGAAGTACAGTTTAATTCATCTTCTGAAAGTAGTGCGTTGCGGCGTATCTTGTATTTTGATCAAACCAGCTGGCTGCCCGATAATTTGCTGGAACGCGGTGATCGGATGACTATGGCTGCTTCTTTGGAAGCACGGATGCCATTTATGGATCATGAGTTAGCGGCTTTTGTATCAAACTTACCCGACAATTTCCGTGTCCGCGGTCATCAAACAAAATGGATATTGCGCGAGGCGATGAAACGGATATTACCGCCCAAGATCCTGGAACGCCCCAAAGTGGGATTCCGCGTGCCGGTTAATGAATGGTTCCAAGGGCCGATGCGTGATTATTTATACGAACATTTAACCGGAACTGCATCGATCACGCGAAATTATTATCAAATGAAAAAACTTGAAAAGGTTTTAGCGGATCATGCGGCGGGTCGCCAAAACCACGAAAAGCTGCTGTGGAGTCTGCTTAATCTCGAAATCTGGCATCGTCAGTATTTGAGATAA
- a CDS encoding alginate lyase family protein, whose product MLARSKQQTSPRLSRFGKPWITPLPCRFGAGLYCDAADRILAGYYDVFALKGVHLGFPPRWNRDPKTGIEAPLVFGKTLDYRDERIVGDIKYLWEPNRHLHLTTLAQAYHLSGDKRYAEGIQAFLDSWFDQCPYPLGVNWTSSLELAIRLVNWSFTWHLLGGGSSILFASEEGQRFQRRWLDSIYQHCYFIAGFLSRHSSANNHLYGELMGLFVAAITWPCWQESDQWKAQAYRELESETLKQNASDGVNREQAIYYQHEVTDMMLICWLTACANGIEFSQNFSSRLERMLEFIASVMDVSGAVPMIGDADGALMVHWSKEHDWNVYRSLLATGALIYDRADFKMKAGSFDDKSRWLLGDEAKSQFDSIATSGVRVKPRQEFREGGYFVMGDNFDSDDEVRIVADAGPLGYLSIAAHGHADALSFTLSVAGNSLLIDPGTYAFHTQKKWRDYFRGTSAHNTIRIDGMDQSESGGNFMWLRKAAVLCETWESNPTRDCLVARHDGYARLVDPVIHRRKIEFLKKEKMIVVEDVLECSGAHDIEFNWHFSEACQVAVEDNKVVAMVANVCVEMTMPHDNFRPELVCGNDELPLGWVSRSFDEKVPAPAVIWREKISGTARRSTILKISSGYNA is encoded by the coding sequence ATGCTAGCGCGGTCTAAGCAGCAAACATCTCCCAGATTGTCACGTTTCGGCAAGCCGTGGATAACTCCGTTGCCGTGCCGATTCGGTGCCGGATTATATTGCGATGCTGCAGACCGTATTTTGGCGGGTTATTATGACGTCTTTGCGCTGAAAGGCGTTCACCTCGGTTTTCCGCCAAGATGGAATCGTGATCCCAAAACGGGGATTGAGGCGCCACTGGTTTTTGGTAAAACGCTTGATTATCGTGATGAGCGTATCGTGGGTGATATCAAATATCTGTGGGAGCCCAACCGGCATCTGCATTTAACCACTCTAGCACAAGCTTATCATTTGAGTGGCGATAAGCGCTATGCAGAAGGTATTCAAGCTTTTCTGGATTCGTGGTTTGATCAATGTCCTTATCCATTAGGCGTAAATTGGACTAGTTCGCTTGAGTTAGCGATACGGCTGGTGAATTGGTCTTTTACCTGGCATCTACTTGGCGGCGGTTCAAGTATTCTTTTTGCATCTGAAGAAGGCCAGCGATTTCAACGCCGATGGCTGGATAGTATTTATCAACATTGTTATTTTATAGCCGGATTTCTCTCGCGGCATTCATCTGCGAACAATCATTTGTACGGTGAGTTGATGGGTTTGTTTGTGGCGGCTATCACTTGGCCTTGTTGGCAAGAAAGCGATCAATGGAAGGCTCAGGCGTATAGAGAACTGGAATCGGAGACGTTAAAACAAAATGCTTCTGACGGCGTGAATCGTGAACAAGCGATCTATTATCAGCATGAAGTAACCGACATGATGTTGATTTGCTGGCTGACTGCGTGTGCAAATGGTATCGAGTTCTCGCAGAATTTTTCTTCAAGATTGGAAAGAATGCTTGAATTTATTGCATCGGTCATGGATGTTTCCGGGGCGGTACCGATGATCGGAGACGCGGATGGTGCTCTAATGGTGCATTGGAGTAAAGAGCATGACTGGAATGTTTATCGCTCGCTGCTGGCAACCGGTGCGCTGATATACGATCGCGCAGACTTTAAAATGAAAGCAGGGAGCTTCGATGATAAAAGCCGGTGGTTGCTAGGGGATGAGGCAAAGTCGCAATTTGACTCGATTGCTACAAGCGGTGTACGGGTCAAACCTCGTCAGGAATTCAGAGAAGGCGGCTATTTCGTGATGGGAGATAATTTTGATTCAGATGATGAAGTGCGCATCGTGGCTGACGCCGGACCACTGGGTTATCTTTCTATTGCTGCACATGGTCATGCCGATGCATTATCGTTTACGCTGTCGGTAGCGGGCAATTCTTTGCTTATTGATCCAGGTACTTACGCTTTTCATACGCAGAAAAAATGGCGCGATTATTTCCGAGGCACTTCCGCGCATAACACAATTAGAATCGATGGAATGGATCAATCCGAATCCGGTGGTAATTTTATGTGGTTGCGTAAAGCGGCTGTTCTTTGCGAGACTTGGGAAAGCAATCCAACCAGAGACTGTCTAGTCGCCCGTCACGATGGTTATGCAAGGTTGGTGGATCCGGTGATTCATCGCCGTAAAATCGAGTTTCTAAAAAAAGAAAAAATGATTGTGGTCGAAGATGTTCTGGAATGTTCCGGCGCGCACGATATCGAGTTTAATTGGCACTTTTCGGAAGCCTGTCAAGTGGCCGTGGAGGACAATAAAGTTGTGGCAATGGTTGCTAATGTGTGTGTGGAAATGACCATGCCTCATGATAATTTCCGGCCGGAGTTGGTCTGTGGAAACGACGAATTGCCGCTGGGTTGGGTTTCACGAAGTTTCGATGAAAAAGTGCCTGCGCCGGCCGTTATTTGGCGAGAGAAAATTAGCGGTACAGCTCGAAGATCAACGATTCTTAAAATATCATCGGGTTATAATGCCTGA